In Mycobacterium tuberculosis H37Rv, a single window of DNA contains:
- the tam gene encoding trans-aconitate methyltransferase — translation MWDPDVYLAFSGHRNRPFYELVSRVGLERARRVVDLGCGPGHLTRYLARRWPGAVIEALDSSPEMVAAAAERGIDATTGDLRDWKPKPDTDVVVSNAALHWVPEHSDLLVRWVDELAPGSWIAVQIPGNFETPSHAAVRALARREPYAKLMRDIPFRVGAVVQSPAYYAELLMDTGCKVDVWETTYLHQLTGEHPVLDWITGSALVPVRERLSDESWQQFRQELIPLLNDAYPPRADGSTIFPFRRLFMVAEVGGARRSGG, via the coding sequence ATGTGGGATCCCGACGTCTACCTGGCTTTTTCGGGTCATCGCAACCGCCCGTTCTACGAGTTGGTGTCACGGGTGGGTCTCGAGCGGGCGCGCCGCGTGGTCGACCTGGGGTGCGGGCCCGGCCACCTGACACGCTACCTGGCACGACGATGGCCCGGCGCGGTGATCGAGGCTCTGGACAGCTCACCGGAGATGGTCGCTGCCGCGGCCGAACGCGGGATCGACGCCACCACCGGTGACCTGCGGGACTGGAAACCAAAGCCCGACACCGATGTGGTGGTGAGCAACGCTGCGTTGCATTGGGTGCCTGAGCATTCCGACCTGTTGGTCCGGTGGGTCGACGAGCTGGCGCCGGGATCATGGATCGCTGTTCAGATCCCCGGCAACTTCGAGACGCCGTCGCACGCCGCGGTACGGGCGTTGGCCCGCCGCGAGCCGTATGCAAAGCTAATGCGCGACATACCTTTTCGTGTGGGCGCGGTGGTCCAATCTCCGGCGTATTACGCGGAGCTGCTGATGGACACCGGCTGCAAGGTCGACGTGTGGGAGACCACGTACCTACACCAGCTGACCGGCGAGCACCCGGTGTTGGACTGGATTACCGGAAGCGCGCTGGTCCCAGTGCGTGAGCGGCTCAGCGATGAGAGCTGGCAGCAGTTTCGGCAGGAGCTCATTCCGCTGCTGAACGACGCCTACCCGCCACGGGCCGACGGTAGCACCATCTTTCCCTTCCGGCGGCTGTTCATGGTCGCCGAAGTTGGTGGCGCGCGCCGCTCAGGTGGGTAG